In Nicotiana tabacum cultivar K326 chromosome 2, ASM71507v2, whole genome shotgun sequence, the following proteins share a genomic window:
- the LOC107824126 gene encoding CBL-interacting protein kinase 2 produces the protein MANTGTILLERYELGRLLGQGTFAKVYYGRSIRTGQNVAIKVIDKEKVLRVGLVNQVKREISVMRLVRHPNIVHLYEVMATKSKIYFVMEYVKGGELFNKVARGRLKEDVARKYFQQLINAVDFCHSRGVYHRDLKPENLLLDEDENLKISDFGLSALAESKRQDGLLHTTCGTPAYVAPEVINRKGYDGAKADIWSCGVILYVLLAGYLPFHDSNLMEMYRKIGKSEFKCPSWFPPEVRRLLVRMLDPNPHTRISIAKIKESSWFKRGIASKSIKADTERKDLASACTELAAGSSENKQDMARLSNLNAFDIISLSTGFDLSRLFEDTPLKKEARFTSCKPASVIISKLEDVAKRLKLKVSKRDAGLLRFEGSKEGRKGILSIDTEIFEVTPTFYLVEVKKSNGDTLEYQKILNEGLRPGLQDIVWAWQLEQPPQQSEQQLDEQSNSQLQQQQRSDNQQQLSEQEQQQLLFPPQLLQQEQLP, from the coding sequence ATGGCCAATACGGGAACTATACTGTTGGAGCGATATGAATTGGGGAGATTACTAGGACAAGGTACATTTGCTAAGGTTTACTATGGTAGGAGTATCAGGACTGGGCAGAATGTTGCCATCAAAGTCATTGATAAGGAAAAAGTTTTGAGGGTTGGGCTCGTGAATCAGGTAAAACGGGAAATATCAGTTATGAGACTAGTTCGACATCCTAATATTGTGCACCTTTATGAAGTCATGGCCACAAAGAGCAAGATTTATTTTGTGATGGAATATGTTAAAGGAGGTGAGCTCTTTAACAAGGTGGCCAGAGGAAGGCTTAAAGAGGATGTTGCACGAAAATATTTTCAACAGTTGATAAATGCTGTAGATTTCTGCCATAGCAGGGGTGTCTATCACCGGGATTTGAAACCAGAAAACTTACTACTAGACGAGGATGAAAACTTGAAAATTTCTGATTTTGGTTTAAGTGCTCTTGCTGAGTCAAAGCGCCAAGATGGACTCCTCCACACTACCTGTGGGACTCCAGCCTATGTTGCTCCTGAGGTGATCAATAGAAAAGGGTATGATGGGGCAAAAGCTGATATCTGGTcatgtggggtgatcctatatgTGTTGCTGGCTGGTTATCTTCCATTTCATGACTCGAATTTGATGGAGATGTACAGGAAAATTGGCAAATCTGAGTTCAAATGTCCCAGTTGGTTCCCCCCTGAAGTGCGGCGGCTACTTGTGAGAATGTTGGATCCCAATCCACATACTAGAATTTCAATTGCCAAAATTAAAGAAAGTTCCTGGTTCAAGAGGGGAATAGCCTCTAAATCTATCAAAGCAGACACCGAAAGGAAGGATCTGGCTTCAGCATGTACAGAGTTGGCTGCTGGTTCCTCTGAAAACAAGCAAGACATGGCCAGGCTGTCAAACTTGAATGCATTTGATATCATTTCCCTTTCTACTGGCTTTGATTTATCGAGATTATTTGAGGATACTCCTTTAAAGAAAGAAGCTAGATTCACATCCTGCAAACCTGCATCAGTGATCATATCCAAGCTGGAAGATGTCGCAAAGCGCCTGAAGCTAAAAGTCAGCAAAAGGGATGCAGGATTGTTAAGGTTTGAAGGTtcaaaagaaggaagaaagggGATTTTATCAATTGACACGGAGATCTTTGAGGTAACTCCAACTTTTTATTTGGTGGAGGTCAAGAAGTCCAACGGAGATACATTGGAATATCAGAAAATTTTAAATGAAGGCCTGAGGCCTGGTTTACAGGATATTGTTTGGGCGTGGCAATTAGAACAACCACCTCAACAGTCCGAACAGCAGCTGGATGAGCAATCAAATAGTCAGCTTCAGCAGCAACAACGTTCAGATAACCAGCAACAACTCTCGGAGCAGGAGCAGCAGCAACTGCTATTTCCACCGCAACTACTTCAGCAAGAGCAGTTACCTTGA